From Acomys russatus chromosome 25, mAcoRus1.1, whole genome shotgun sequence, a single genomic window includes:
- the Kremen2 gene encoding kremen protein 2 isoform X2 gives MGTPALQGLLLLFLLLLPPQRWASAGSLHSPGLSECFQVNGADYRGHQNYTGPRGAGRPCLFWDQTQQHSYSSASDPQGRWGLGAHNFCRNPDGDVQPWCYVAETEEGIYWRYCDIPTCHMPGYLGCFVDSGAPPALSGPSGTSTKLTVQVCLRFCRMKGYQLAGVEAGYACFCGSESDLARGRPAPATDCDQICFGHPGQLCGGDGRLGIYEVSVGSCQGNWTAPQGVIYSPDFPDEYGPDRNCSWVVGQLGPVLELTFRLFELADSRDRLELRDASSGNLLRAFDGAHPPPPGPLHLRTTALLLTFRSDARGHAQGFALTYRGLQDTVEDRASPEDSAETPAADPDGTNVSCSPKPGAAQASIGARVFSTVTAISVLLLLLLSLLRLLRRRSCLLAPGKGSLALGPSRGRGRSWAVWYRRPRGVALPCPPGDSQVEGPAAGYRPLSASSQSSLRSLVSAL, from the exons ATGGGGACACCGGCTCTGCAgggactcctcctcctcttcctgctgctgctgcctccgcAGCGATGGGCCTCAGCAGGGAGCCTGCACAGTCCAG GCCTGTCCGAATGCTTCCAGGTGAATGGCGCTGATTACCGCGGCCACCAGAACTACACTGGCCCGCGCGGGGCCGGACGCCCTTGTCTTTTCTGGGACCAGACGCAGCAGCACAGCTACAGCAGCGCCAGCGATCCTCAGGGCCGCTGGGGGCTGGGTGCGCACAACTTCTGCAG AAACCCCGATGGTGATGTGCAGCCCTGGTGCTACGTGGCAGAGACCGAAGAGGGCATCTACTGGCGCTATTGTGATATCCCCACCTGTCACA TGCCTGGGTACCTGGGCTGCTTCGTGGACTCTGGGGCACCCCCTGCTCTCAGTGGTCCTAGTGGCACTTCCACAAAGCTTACAGTCCAGGTGTGCCTTCGATTCTGCCGCATGAAGGGCTACCAG CTGGCTGGTGTGGAGGCTGGTTATGCCTGCTTCTGTGGCTCTGAAAGTGACCTGGCCCGGGGACGTCCGGCCCCTGCCACCGACTGTGACCAGATCTGTTTCGGCCACCCAGGCCAGCTGTGTGGAGGCGATGGTCGACTGGGCATCTATGAAG TGTCTGTGGGCTCCTGCCAGGGAAACTGGACGGCGCCTCAGGGTGTCATCTACTCCCCGGATTTTCCGGATGAGTATGGGCCAGACCGGAACTGCAGCTGGGTAGTGGGCCAATTGGGCCCTGTGCTAGAGCTCACCTTCCGCCTCTTCGAGTTGGCTGATTCTCGAGACCGGTTGGAGCTCCGCGACGCCTCGTCCGGCAACCTGCTCCGTGCCTTCGACGGCGCCCATCCGCCGCCGCCAGGGCCGCTGCACCTGCGTACTACTGCGCTGTTGCTCACCTTCCGCAGCGACGCACGAGGCCATGCTCAAGGCTTCGCGCTTACCTATCGCG GGCTGCAGGACACAGTGGAGGACAGAGCATCTCCCGAGGATTCGGCCGAGACTCCCGCAGCGGACCCCGATGGGACTAACGTGAGCTGCAGCCCCAAGCCTGGAGCTGCACAGGCTTCGATAGGGG CCCGAGTTTTCTCCACCGTGACCGCCATCTccgtgctgctgctgttgctcctgtCTCTACTGCGGTTGCTGCGTCGACG GAGCTGTCTGCTGGCTCCAGGAAAAGGGTCTCTGGCCTTGGGACCTTCCCGGGGCCGCGGGAGAAGCTGGGCTGTGTGGTACCGCCGGCCCCGAGGGGTGGCCCTGCCCTGTCCCCCAGGGGACTCTCAGGTTGAGGGTCCTGCCGCAGGCTACCggcctctgagtgcctccagccAGAGTTCCTTGCGCTCGCTCGTCTCTGCTCTCTGA
- the Kremen2 gene encoding kremen protein 2 isoform X1, whose protein sequence is MGTPALQGLLLLFLLLLPPQRWASAGSLHSPGLSECFQVNGADYRGHQNYTGPRGAGRPCLFWDQTQQHSYSSASDPQGRWGLGAHNFCRNPDGDVQPWCYVAETEEGIYWRYCDIPTCHMPGYLGCFVDSGAPPALSGPSGTSTKLTVQVCLRFCRMKGYQLCGGDGRLGIYEVSVGSCQGNWTAPQGVIYSPDFPDEYGPDRNCSWVVGQLGPVLELTFRLFELADSRDRLELRDASSGNLLRAFDGAHPPPPGPLHLRTTALLLTFRSDARGHAQGFALTYRGLQDTVEDRASPEDSAETPAADPDGTNVSCSPKPGAAQASIGGAVCWLQEKGLWPWDLPGAAGEAGLCGTAGPEGWPCPVPQGTLRLRVLPQATGL, encoded by the exons ATGGGGACACCGGCTCTGCAgggactcctcctcctcttcctgctgctgctgcctccgcAGCGATGGGCCTCAGCAGGGAGCCTGCACAGTCCAG GCCTGTCCGAATGCTTCCAGGTGAATGGCGCTGATTACCGCGGCCACCAGAACTACACTGGCCCGCGCGGGGCCGGACGCCCTTGTCTTTTCTGGGACCAGACGCAGCAGCACAGCTACAGCAGCGCCAGCGATCCTCAGGGCCGCTGGGGGCTGGGTGCGCACAACTTCTGCAG AAACCCCGATGGTGATGTGCAGCCCTGGTGCTACGTGGCAGAGACCGAAGAGGGCATCTACTGGCGCTATTGTGATATCCCCACCTGTCACA TGCCTGGGTACCTGGGCTGCTTCGTGGACTCTGGGGCACCCCCTGCTCTCAGTGGTCCTAGTGGCACTTCCACAAAGCTTACAGTCCAGGTGTGCCTTCGATTCTGCCGCATGAAGGGCTACCAG CTGTGTGGAGGCGATGGTCGACTGGGCATCTATGAAG TGTCTGTGGGCTCCTGCCAGGGAAACTGGACGGCGCCTCAGGGTGTCATCTACTCCCCGGATTTTCCGGATGAGTATGGGCCAGACCGGAACTGCAGCTGGGTAGTGGGCCAATTGGGCCCTGTGCTAGAGCTCACCTTCCGCCTCTTCGAGTTGGCTGATTCTCGAGACCGGTTGGAGCTCCGCGACGCCTCGTCCGGCAACCTGCTCCGTGCCTTCGACGGCGCCCATCCGCCGCCGCCAGGGCCGCTGCACCTGCGTACTACTGCGCTGTTGCTCACCTTCCGCAGCGACGCACGAGGCCATGCTCAAGGCTTCGCGCTTACCTATCGCG GGCTGCAGGACACAGTGGAGGACAGAGCATCTCCCGAGGATTCGGCCGAGACTCCCGCAGCGGACCCCGATGGGACTAACGTGAGCTGCAGCCCCAAGCCTGGAGCTGCACAGGCTTCGATAGGGG GAGCTGTCTGCTGGCTCCAGGAAAAGGGTCTCTGGCCTTGGGACCTTCCCGGGGCCGCGGGAGAAGCTGGGCTGTGTGGTACCGCCGGCCCCGAGGGGTGGCCCTGCCCTGTCCCCCAGGGGACTCTCAGGTTGAGGGTCCTGCCGCAGGCTACCggcctctga
- the Kremen2 gene encoding kremen protein 2 isoform X3: MGTPALQGLLLLFLLLLPPQRWASAGSLHSPGLSECFQVNGADYRGHQNYTGPRGAGRPCLFWDQTQQHSYSSASDPQGRWGLGAHNFCRNPDGDVQPWCYVAETEEGIYWRYCDIPTCHMPGYLGCFVDSGAPPALSGPSGTSTKLTVQVCLRFCRMKGYQLAGVEAGYACFCGSESDLARGRPAPATDCDQICFGHPGQLCGGDGRLGIYEVSVGSCQGNWTAPQGVIYSPDFPDEYGPDRNCSWVVGQLGPVLELTFRLFELADSRDRLELRDASSGNLLRAFDGAHPPPPGPLHLRTTALLLTFRSDARGHAQGFALTYRGLQDTVEDRASPEDSAETPAADPDGTNVSCSPKPGAAQASIGGAVCWLQEKGLWPWDLPGAAGEAGLCGTAGPEGWPCPVPQGTLRLRVLPQATGL, translated from the exons ATGGGGACACCGGCTCTGCAgggactcctcctcctcttcctgctgctgctgcctccgcAGCGATGGGCCTCAGCAGGGAGCCTGCACAGTCCAG GCCTGTCCGAATGCTTCCAGGTGAATGGCGCTGATTACCGCGGCCACCAGAACTACACTGGCCCGCGCGGGGCCGGACGCCCTTGTCTTTTCTGGGACCAGACGCAGCAGCACAGCTACAGCAGCGCCAGCGATCCTCAGGGCCGCTGGGGGCTGGGTGCGCACAACTTCTGCAG AAACCCCGATGGTGATGTGCAGCCCTGGTGCTACGTGGCAGAGACCGAAGAGGGCATCTACTGGCGCTATTGTGATATCCCCACCTGTCACA TGCCTGGGTACCTGGGCTGCTTCGTGGACTCTGGGGCACCCCCTGCTCTCAGTGGTCCTAGTGGCACTTCCACAAAGCTTACAGTCCAGGTGTGCCTTCGATTCTGCCGCATGAAGGGCTACCAG CTGGCTGGTGTGGAGGCTGGTTATGCCTGCTTCTGTGGCTCTGAAAGTGACCTGGCCCGGGGACGTCCGGCCCCTGCCACCGACTGTGACCAGATCTGTTTCGGCCACCCAGGCCAGCTGTGTGGAGGCGATGGTCGACTGGGCATCTATGAAG TGTCTGTGGGCTCCTGCCAGGGAAACTGGACGGCGCCTCAGGGTGTCATCTACTCCCCGGATTTTCCGGATGAGTATGGGCCAGACCGGAACTGCAGCTGGGTAGTGGGCCAATTGGGCCCTGTGCTAGAGCTCACCTTCCGCCTCTTCGAGTTGGCTGATTCTCGAGACCGGTTGGAGCTCCGCGACGCCTCGTCCGGCAACCTGCTCCGTGCCTTCGACGGCGCCCATCCGCCGCCGCCAGGGCCGCTGCACCTGCGTACTACTGCGCTGTTGCTCACCTTCCGCAGCGACGCACGAGGCCATGCTCAAGGCTTCGCGCTTACCTATCGCG GGCTGCAGGACACAGTGGAGGACAGAGCATCTCCCGAGGATTCGGCCGAGACTCCCGCAGCGGACCCCGATGGGACTAACGTGAGCTGCAGCCCCAAGCCTGGAGCTGCACAGGCTTCGATAGGGG GAGCTGTCTGCTGGCTCCAGGAAAAGGGTCTCTGGCCTTGGGACCTTCCCGGGGCCGCGGGAGAAGCTGGGCTGTGTGGTACCGCCGGCCCCGAGGGGTGGCCCTGCCCTGTCCCCCAGGGGACTCTCAGGTTGAGGGTCCTGCCGCAGGCTACCggcctctga